The sequence AGCGGGTCGTCCGCCAGGTGGGCAGGGACCTTCCCTGTGCTGTCCTGGTCGCGCCCAGCGCCGTGACGACTCCAGGGGCCAGGCTGGATCTCAAATAAAACGCACTCGAAGTCCGGCCCGCTTTACGTGCGTTTCGCCGTGTACAGCAGCACCCCTCCCAGGACACCCGCGATCAGCGACGCTACCAGGATCGCCGTCTTCGCCTGTACCAGCTGGGAAGCATCCTCGAATGCCAGCAGGGTGATGAAGAGCGACATGGTAAAGCCTATTCCCGCCAGGCAGGCGGCGCCGTGCAGATGCCGCCAGGTGACCTTGCGGGGCAGCGAACCGATCCGCAGCCTGATGGCGATCCATGAAAACAGCACGATGCCAGCCTGTTTGCCTATCACCAGGCCCAGGATTATACCGAGTCCGACCGGTTCGCCCAGAGAGCCAAGCGGACTCCCCTCAAAAACGACCCCTGAGTTGGCGAAAGCAAAGACCGGCACGATCAGGAAGGCGGCCCACGGCTCCAGTATCCGTTCCAGCCGCTGCAGTGGCGCCTCGGGCTCCTCAGCCTTCGAGCCCTTTCTTCCTGGACCCCGGGCCGGGATGGTCAGCGCCAGCAGCACGCCGGCGATCGTCGCGTGGACTCCGGATTCCAGCAGGGCGAGCCAGAGCCCGAAACCCAGAACAAGGTAGACGGAGATCAACCTTACGCCCAGCCTGTTCATCAACAGGAGCAGGATGAAGAGTCCCAGTCCGGCTGCCAGAGCAGCCCAGGAGATCGATCCCGTATAGAAGAACGCGATGACGATCACGGCGCCGATGTCATCGATGATCGCCAGGGCTGTCAGGAAGACCTTGAGGGCGAAGGGGATCCGCTTCTTCAACAGGGCGAGTACCCCGACGGCGAAGGCGATATCGGTGGCCATAGGGATGCCCCAACCGCTGAGCCCATCTCCCGAAGCATTGAGCGCCAGGTAGATGCCGGCAGGCACGATCATGCCGCCTGCAGCGGCGATAACCGGCAGCATGGCGTTCTTCCTGGTGGCAAGCTCGCCGACCAATAGCTCCCGCTTGATCTCCAGGCCCACTACCAGGAAGAAGATCGTCATCAGTCCCTCGTTGATCCAGGCGATCATCGGCTTATCGAGAGAGTAGTCCCCGAAGCCGGGCGAAAACTCGCGGTCGAGCAACGCATTGTAGGAGTCAGGCCAAAGATTCGCGAATATTAGCGCCAGGATGACGCTGGCCAGCAGGTAGACGCCGCTGTTGGCTTCAGCCTGGAAGAACTTGAGGAATGGACGCAGTATTTTTTTAAATGCAGCTATCGTTCACCGCTTTTCCGGGAAGCTCGCCCTGGGACATGCCAAATCATATACCCATCGATGATTAGTTAGACCATAAATGAGGAAAATAGACCTTATCCCTCAATTCCGAAGGAGTGAAGATGAAAAAGATCCTTGTACCGGTCGACGGCAGCCCCTCTTCGAAGAAGGCCGCCGAACTGGCGATCGATATGGCGAAAATCACGGGGGATTCGATAGTAGCGCTGCGCGTCATCGATGTGGAAAGCTACGCCGGCCAGTGGGAGTTCATGCGCGATAAGGTGGAGGATGAGCTCACCCGTGATGCCAATGCCATCCTGGACGATGTGGAGAAGCAGGCTTCAGGCCGTAGCGTGGTGGTGGAAAAAGTAATCCGTTACGGCGACTCGTCTCACGAGATCATCGCCTACGCCCGCGAGAATCAGGACAGCATCAGTTCGATAATGATGGGTTCGGCAGGAAGGCGTGGGATAGCCAGGGCTTTTGTCGGCAGCACCGCTTCGAGGGTAGTCCGCCAGGTCGGAGCCGAAGTGCCCTGCCCGGTGACAGTGGTCCCTGCCTGAGCCGCATCAGATCAAGCGGCTGGGCTTACCTGCTCGCCCGAGTCGCCGTTGGGTCTCCTACTCGTCAGAGCCCTCCGCGGCATAGCGGGTCAGGTCTCGCTCCTCTGCGATCAGATCGAGGAACACCTCTACCACATGCGGGTCCCACTGCTTGCCGGCCTCGCGCCGGAGTGTTCCCAGGACCTGCCGTTGCGACATCGGGGGTCTGTATGGCCGGGGTGAAGTCATGGCGTCATAGGCATCGGCGACAGAGATGACGCGCGCTTCGATCGGGATTTCATCTCCAGCCAGATGGTCCGGATAGCCGTCACCATCATATCGCTCCTGGTGATGCCGGATGACCGTCAGGAGCAGGTTGGCCGAACGCAGAGGCTTGCAGATCTTCTCGCCGATGGCGGGATGGTCCTGGACCGCGATCAGTTCAGATTCAGTCAGTGGCCCCGGTTTTTGCAGGATGGTCTCGCTGATGCCGATCTTGCCCACGTCGTGAAGGATCCCGGCGTTGCGGATCGTATCGATCTGCTCCTCCGAGAGTTCCATCCGCTGGGCGATCATGATCCCGTACTGCGCGACTCTTTCCGAGTGGCCACGGGTATATGGGTCGTTGGCTTCGATCGCCAGCGCCAGGGTGTAGATGACATCCCGGGCGCTTTCCAGGTCTTCGTTAAGGTGCTTGGTCCTTAGGAGCGCCTTCACGCGCAGCAGAAGCTCCAGTTTGTCCACCGGCTTGGAGAGGAACTCGTCGGCGCCGGCCTCGAAACCTTTCACCTTGTCGTCGATCTCGGTCAGCGCCGTAAGCATCATCACTGGTATGCGATGCCATTCCTGGCTGTCCTTGATCATCTCGCAGACCTGGTATCCGTTGAGGCCGGGCATCATGACATCGAGGATTATCAGGTCGGGATCATCGTTGCAGTCAAGCTGCTCCAGGGCTTCCTTGCCGTCATAGGCGGGGGTAACATCATAACCGGCGGCCGTGAGGTAAGCCTCCAGCAGCTGCACGTTCTGTGGACTGTCGTCCACGATTAGGATCCGGTCTTTTTGCTGATTTCCGTTCGACATTATTTCTACACCTTCCCCCCCAGGTCACCCTGGGGCTCACCCAGGTAACCTGCTATGACTGATGCGAACTCACGCGTGTTTATCGGCTTGGCGATGTAGCCGCTGCAGCCGGCCTCGCGGGCCCTCTCCTCGTCTCCCCGCATCGCATGGGCTGTCAGGGCAATGACCCTGATCTGGCTGGTCCGCTCGTTCTTCTTCAGCAGCCGGGTGACTTCGAGACCATCCATCTCCGGCAGCTGGATGTCCATCAACACCAGATCCGGCTGTTCCCGCTCGGCGATCTCGAGCGCCTTCTGGCCCGTGTCGGCCTGAAGCACCTCGTAGCCGTGGGCTTCGAGGACGTCACTCACCAGCTCCAGGTTCATTGCGTTATCTTCAACAACCAGTATTTTTGGT is a genomic window of Actinomycetota bacterium containing:
- the nhaA gene encoding Na+/H+ antiporter NhaA — protein: MAAFKKILRPFLKFFQAEANSGVYLLASVILALIFANLWPDSYNALLDREFSPGFGDYSLDKPMIAWINEGLMTIFFLVVGLEIKRELLVGELATRKNAMLPVIAAAGGMIVPAGIYLALNASGDGLSGWGIPMATDIAFAVGVLALLKKRIPFALKVFLTALAIIDDIGAVIVIAFFYTGSISWAALAAGLGLFILLLLMNRLGVRLISVYLVLGFGLWLALLESGVHATIAGVLLALTIPARGPGRKGSKAEEPEAPLQRLERILEPWAAFLIVPVFAFANSGVVFEGSPLGSLGEPVGLGIILGLVIGKQAGIVLFSWIAIRLRIGSLPRKVTWRHLHGAACLAGIGFTMSLFITLLAFEDASQLVQAKTAILVASLIAGVLGGVLLYTAKRT
- a CDS encoding universal stress protein encodes the protein MKKILVPVDGSPSSKKAAELAIDMAKITGDSIVALRVIDVESYAGQWEFMRDKVEDELTRDANAILDDVEKQASGRSVVVEKVIRYGDSSHEIIAYARENQDSISSIMMGSAGRRGIARAFVGSTASRVVRQVGAEVPCPVTVVPA
- a CDS encoding response regulator, which codes for MDDSPQNVQLLEAYLTAAGYDVTPAYDGKEALEQLDCNDDPDLIILDVMMPGLNGYQVCEMIKDSQEWHRIPVMMLTALTEIDDKVKGFEAGADEFLSKPVDKLELLLRVKALLRTKHLNEDLESARDVIYTLALAIEANDPYTRGHSERVAQYGIMIAQRMELSEEQIDTIRNAGILHDVGKIGISETILQKPGPLTESELIAVQDHPAIGEKICKPLRSANLLLTVIRHHQERYDGDGYPDHLAGDEIPIEARVISVADAYDAMTSPRPYRPPMSQRQVLGTLRREAGKQWDPHVVEVFLDLIAEERDLTRYAAEGSDE
- a CDS encoding response regulator, whose protein sequence is MSKPKILVVEDNAMNLELVSDVLEAHGYEVLQADTGQKALEIAEREQPDLVLMDIQLPEMDGLEVTRLLKKNERTSQIRVIALTAHAMRGDEERAREAGCSGYIAKPINTREFASVIAGYLGEPQGDLGGKV